The sequence ttctaggttgCAGATTTggatttttgctttttttttttttcgttcttcttctccttcttccttcttcttcttcctctgggttgggtttggggggggggaggggatggggtttttttttttttttttaacttttatttaattaattattttaatattttttaagtcatcagttaacgggagaactaacaATTTGACTaatagatgtatgagactgtcccaaaattaacactttagttATGACtctgggataaaaaaaaaaacttgatgaactaaatattgaaaaccacgaaacatgagggtagtaaacagagtttaaccttataatttatgttaattgattatatatatataggtgctGAACACAAGGAAAAGTTCACAAAGATTGACAATGAGACGCGAGTGAAAGAAGTGGAGGTGATTGAAGGTGGATTTCTGGATTTTGGACTTAGCTTATACCGGGTTCGGTTTGAAATCATAGAGAAATTAGGAGTTGCAGGTGATTCGGAACCCTCCTGCTGCTGCATCATCAAAACCACAGTTGAATATGATGTCAAGGAAGAGACGTCTGATGCTTCCAACGCCTCCTCACTTGTCTCTATCGAGCCATTCGTTACCATTGCAGAGGCAGCAAAGATCCACCTCATGAAAAAACAATTTGTACTCAATTAAACAGTTCCGTGAATATCATCAGTTGATGCAGTGTCAAATAATTTGGATCGATCTGTCCTAAGTCCTACCTCAAAATATTATCTACTTTTAATAAGTGTTTCAAGTTGGATGAACTGCTCATCACTGAAGATCTTGTTTGTTTCTTCAGATTCTGAAATTTTAAGAAGCAAATTTAGCAACTTGGAATTAATTTTGTTAATGGCTTATTGGAAATGGTTTTCTCAGGTCAACGCATGAAGCTGGCTTTCTTTTTCAGGTTAATAAAGCTTCTTTATCCGATGCTCCACCAAATGTTTACTAAATTAGTCCAACTTAATCCCCATAATTAGTTCAATCCGAGATAGTCCGATGTAACAAACACACTCTTCTTATATTTGATAACACATCTTGGCTCCACTTAGCTCTGGTTTGAtactgaggtgattttaaaaaatgtgaaaataaaagaaaagttagaagagttttttatgtttggtaaacatccaaaaccaactttttttcaaaatttaggaTGAAAAAAAGGCTAAAAACCTGAAGCTGCAAAAAGCATCTTCAAAAAACCAGCTAAACACAAATAAACAGTAAATTCattaatgaatttttcaatTTACCAACATTGCCCTCTTTTATCTTGCCATCCTCATGCTTTCACTCTCGCAAAACCCTTGCAGAACCAGACCTGAAACTTCAATCCCAGCTCAGAACCAGACCTGAAACTTCAAACCGCAAAAGCCCTTCCTCTCCTCAGACCTCAGTCTTCTCCATCGCTCTTCCAAAAGCTCGCAGCTTGATTTGGCCGTCAA is a genomic window of Malus domestica chromosome 09, GDT2T_hap1 containing:
- the LOC114826771 gene encoding norbelladine synthase-like, with amino-acid sequence MAIGKVWHELEVEVPASEAWELFSTLALARFVEQQLPDMIEKAEAIHGDGGVGTIVHVKFASGAEHKEKFTKIDNETRVKEVEVIEGGFLDFGLSLYRVRFEIIEKLGVAGDSEPSCCCIIKTTVEYDVKEETSDASNASSLVSIEPFVTIAEAAKIHLMKKQFVLN